In Chloroflexota bacterium, the following are encoded in one genomic region:
- a CDS encoding ABC transporter permease, with product MGVVGGQFWDLTLARVGSSPLNLPPPWAPGFRTEAVEEKATDVTTTKQEEGSGATGALTGVNPFKTKKKSQSPTGGGEATRFGTPTWEHPLGTESNGRDMLAVLLVGAPRSLRVGLIAAGIGMAVGIILGFTAGFMGGWVDSVIRTLSDSVITIPSLAVLIVISAYVRQVSVENMGLLLALFAWPGPTRLIRAQVLSMREHGYVQMARLSGVSAFDIMFKEMMPNLLPYLAASLTGNVSGAILAATGLEVLGLGPTRVPTLGMTIFYAIRAAAIIRGMWWWWGVPIAALIVIFSGLFLMTIGLDEIANPRLRGARPQ from the coding sequence ATGGGCGTCGTAGGAGGACAGTTCTGGGATCTCACGCTGGCCCGAGTGGGCTCTTCCCCCTTGAACCTGCCACCTCCATGGGCGCCGGGATTCCGAACGGAGGCTGTCGAGGAAAAGGCGACGGATGTCACTACGACAAAGCAAGAGGAAGGAAGTGGAGCGACCGGCGCCCTGACAGGTGTCAATCCTTTCAAAACGAAAAAGAAAAGCCAATCGCCTACCGGTGGCGGGGAGGCGACCCGCTTCGGCACGCCCACCTGGGAGCACCCGCTGGGCACGGAGAGCAACGGACGAGACATGTTGGCGGTGCTGCTGGTCGGCGCACCTCGCTCGCTTCGCGTCGGCCTGATCGCGGCCGGCATCGGCATGGCGGTCGGCATCATCCTGGGGTTCACGGCCGGCTTCATGGGCGGATGGGTCGACAGTGTGATCCGCACCCTCTCCGACTCCGTGATCACCATCCCTTCTCTGGCCGTGCTGATCGTGATCTCCGCCTACGTGCGCCAGGTCAGCGTGGAGAACATGGGATTGCTACTCGCCCTCTTCGCCTGGCCAGGCCCCACCCGGCTCATTCGCGCCCAGGTGCTCAGCATGCGAGAGCACGGCTACGTACAGATGGCGCGGCTCTCCGGCGTCTCCGCGTTTGATATCATGTTCAAGGAGATGATGCCCAACCTGCTGCCCTACCTGGCAGCCAGCCTGACCGGCAACGTATCCGGGGCGATCCTGGCCGCCACCGGTCTGGAGGTTCTGGGCTTGGGCCCCACCCGGGTTCCCACCCTGGGCATGACCATCTTCTACGCTATCCGGGCGGCCGCTATCATCCGCGGCATGTGGTGGTGGTGGGGCGTGCCCATCGCGGCGCTGATCGTGATCTTCAGCGGCTTGTTCCTGATGACTATCGGGCTGGATGAGATCGCCAACCCGAGGCTGAGAGGAGCTCGGCCACAATGA
- a CDS encoding HIT domain-containing protein, with protein sequence MDRLWTPWRMPYLVSDKQAEGCVFCQKVQSDDDRAAHVLMRGRHGFVTLNLYPYNNGHLLVLPYAHVPSVEDLPPETLTELMLLVNHSLTVLRFAFHPHGFNLGVNLGKVAGAGIDDHVHIHIVPRWEADTNFMPIVAKTRVIPEWIDDTYERLARALHKLVADGRLPDLTADG encoded by the coding sequence ATGGATCGGCTATGGACCCCCTGGCGGATGCCTTATCTGGTCAGCGACAAACAGGCGGAGGGATGCGTTTTCTGTCAAAAGGTGCAATCCGATGATGATCGGGCGGCTCACGTCTTGATGCGAGGCCGGCACGGGTTTGTGACGCTGAACCTCTACCCGTATAACAATGGCCACCTGCTGGTGCTGCCGTACGCGCACGTGCCGAGTGTGGAGGACTTGCCGCCCGAGACGCTGACGGAATTGATGTTGTTGGTGAATCACAGTTTGACCGTCCTGCGATTTGCTTTCCATCCTCATGGCTTCAATCTGGGCGTGAACCTGGGCAAAGTGGCCGGCGCCGGGATTGATGACCATGTTCACATCCACATCGTGCCGCGCTGGGAGGCCGATACGAATTTCATGCCCATCGTCGCCAAGACGCGGGTGATCCCGGAATGGATCGATGACACGTATGAGCGTCTGGCGAGGGCGTTACACAAGCTGGTGGCCGATGGCCGCCTGCCCGACCTCACGGCGGACGGGTAA
- a CDS encoding acyl-CoA carboxylase subunit beta, with protein MLSVNPKIQRLRELKAQAKLGGGVQRIEQQHAKGKLTARERLDLLLDKGSFRELDAFVVHRSHDFGLDKQRILGDGVVTGYGTVDNRLVFVYADDFTVFGGSLSEAHAEKICKVMDLAMKNGAPFIGLNDSGGARIQEGVVSLASYAEIFLRNTLASGVIPQISVIMGPCAGGAVYSPALMDFIIMVKGTSYMFVTGPEVVKAVTHEDVTFEELGGAYVHASTSGVAHFIADSEEDAFFILQKLLSFLPQNNLEDPPYVPPTDDPLRMDEELNDIIPDQPNRAYDMKEVIRRVVDDGYLLEVQEHFAQNIIVGFARLGGHSVGIVAQQPTVLAGVLDIDASTKAARFVRFCDCFNIPLVTFEDVPGFMPGISQEHGGIIRHGAKLLYAYAEATVPKLTVITRKSYGGAYCVMSPKALRGDINLAWPTAEIAVMGPEAAVNIIFKREIAAAEDPEAERERLVAEYRARFANPYVAAARGYLDDVIEPRETRPRLINALEMLQNKRDSNPPKKHGNIPL; from the coding sequence ATTTTGAGCGTCAATCCGAAGATTCAGCGCCTGCGCGAGCTGAAGGCCCAGGCAAAGCTGGGCGGCGGCGTGCAGCGCATTGAGCAGCAACACGCTAAGGGAAAGCTGACCGCTCGAGAGCGATTGGATCTGCTGCTGGATAAGGGCAGCTTCCGGGAGTTGGACGCGTTCGTCGTACATCGCAGCCATGACTTTGGGCTCGATAAGCAGCGCATCCTGGGGGACGGGGTGGTGACCGGCTATGGCACCGTGGATAACCGGCTGGTCTTCGTCTACGCGGATGATTTCACCGTCTTCGGCGGGTCCCTTTCGGAGGCTCACGCGGAGAAGATCTGCAAGGTGATGGATCTCGCGATGAAGAACGGCGCCCCCTTTATCGGCCTGAACGACTCGGGTGGGGCCCGTATCCAGGAGGGGGTCGTCTCGCTGGCCAGCTACGCGGAGATCTTCCTGCGGAACACGCTGGCGTCGGGCGTGATCCCCCAGATCAGTGTCATCATGGGGCCCTGTGCGGGCGGCGCCGTGTACTCTCCGGCGTTGATGGATTTCATCATCATGGTGAAGGGCACCAGCTATATGTTCGTCACCGGGCCGGAGGTGGTCAAGGCTGTCACCCATGAGGACGTCACCTTTGAGGAGCTGGGTGGAGCTTACGTCCACGCGAGCACCAGCGGCGTGGCGCATTTCATCGCGGATAGCGAGGAGGATGCCTTCTTCATCCTGCAGAAACTCCTCAGCTTCCTGCCGCAGAACAACCTGGAGGACCCGCCGTACGTGCCCCCCACCGATGACCCGCTGCGCATGGACGAGGAGCTGAACGACATCATCCCGGACCAGCCCAATCGCGCCTACGACATGAAAGAGGTGATCCGCCGGGTGGTGGACGATGGCTATCTCCTGGAGGTGCAGGAGCATTTCGCCCAGAACATCATCGTCGGCTTCGCTCGTCTGGGAGGGCACTCCGTCGGCATCGTGGCCCAGCAGCCGACGGTCCTGGCCGGCGTTCTGGACATCGACGCCAGCACGAAGGCTGCTCGCTTCGTGCGCTTCTGCGATTGTTTCAACATCCCCCTGGTCACCTTTGAGGATGTGCCCGGCTTCATGCCGGGGATCTCTCAGGAGCATGGCGGGATCATCCGACATGGCGCCAAGCTGCTGTACGCGTATGCCGAGGCCACGGTGCCCAAGCTGACGGTGATCACCCGGAAATCGTATGGTGGGGCGTATTGCGTTATGTCGCCCAAGGCGTTGCGGGGCGACATCAACCTGGCGTGGCCGACCGCCGAGATCGCGGTGATGGGGCCTGAGGCTGCGGTCAACATCATCTTCAAGCGGGAGATCGCGGCTGCCGAGGATCCAGAGGCCGAGCGGGAGCGGCTGGTGGCCGAGTATCGGGCGAGGTTCGCGAACCCCTACGTTGCCGCGGCCCGTGGCTACCTGGACGATGTGATCGAGCCGCGCGAGACCCGGCCGCGACTCATCAACGCGTTGGAGATGCTTCAGAACAAACGGGATAGCAATCCACCGAAGAAGCATGGGAACATCCCGCTGTAG
- a CDS encoding ABC transporter permease, with translation MRGLTPEYLIQRLGMFVLTIWLGATLIFLIPRLAPGDPVTAMVSRLLNQAGYIEDSAQMIEAWRARFGLDGPWYVQYVRYLQNMLTLNLGYSLASFPSEVEDLIARALPWTVGLLSISTIISFIVGNTIGALLAWRRTPALVRALLPVSFTFTAIPFFMLGILLIYVFGFWLRWFPVSGAFGRDLEHGWNWPFIKSVIHHGVLPALSIVITSMGFWGLGMRGMMITNEGEDYMILAEAKGLSPSRIFWRYGVRNSVLPQVTALALNIGGIAGGSVLVEYIFAYPGMGYLLYQGIVNADYTLIQGIVFMLILGTALAVLLIDLLYPIIDPRITYEKR, from the coding sequence ATGCGTGGGTTGACACCAGAATACCTGATTCAACGGTTGGGTATGTTCGTGTTAACGATCTGGCTGGGGGCGACACTGATCTTTCTTATCCCGCGTCTGGCCCCTGGCGATCCGGTGACCGCGATGGTCTCGCGGTTGCTGAACCAAGCCGGCTATATTGAAGACAGCGCCCAGATGATTGAGGCCTGGCGCGCCCGATTCGGGCTGGATGGTCCATGGTATGTCCAGTACGTCAGATACCTGCAAAACATGCTGACATTGAACCTGGGATATTCCCTGGCCTCCTTCCCTAGCGAGGTGGAGGATCTGATCGCGCGAGCGCTCCCATGGACCGTCGGGTTATTGAGCATCTCAACGATCATCTCCTTTATCGTGGGGAACACCATCGGGGCCTTGCTGGCCTGGCGGCGCACTCCCGCGCTCGTCAGGGCGTTGCTGCCCGTGAGCTTCACCTTCACCGCGATCCCCTTCTTCATGCTGGGCATTCTGCTCATTTATGTCTTCGGTTTCTGGCTGCGGTGGTTCCCCGTATCGGGCGCATTTGGGCGCGACCTGGAACACGGCTGGAATTGGCCCTTTATCAAGAGCGTTATCCATCATGGCGTCCTACCAGCGCTTTCCATCGTCATCACCTCTATGGGATTCTGGGGCCTCGGCATGCGGGGCATGATGATCACCAACGAAGGCGAGGACTACATGATCCTGGCCGAGGCCAAGGGACTAAGCCCGAGCCGTATCTTCTGGCGCTACGGGGTTCGCAACTCCGTGCTGCCTCAGGTCACCGCCCTGGCCCTCAACATAGGCGGCATCGCCGGCGGCTCGGTGCTTGTGGAGTACATCTTCGCCTATCCAGGCATGGGGTACCTGCTCTATCAGGGCATCGTCAATGCTGATTATACGCTCATCCAGGGCATCGTTTTCATGCTCATCCTGGGCACAGCCCTGGCTGTGCTTTTAATCGATTTGCTTTATCCCATCATTGATCCTCGGATTACATATGAGAAGAGGTGA
- a CDS encoding ABC transporter substrate-binding protein — translation MSAVKHRAQYLIAVLMILTLVLAACAPAAPAPAAPAAEEKPAAEEKAPPPEEKPAAGPEEIPREETLIFDIDGGRVVDPELWNPYVPGWRGDNGFHQAVMEPLFILNYQTGEIMPWLGESMTHNDAMDEWTLKLRDGVKWSDGEPFTADDVVFTIQMLLDNAPELNWSAAMDTWVDRVEKVDDLTVKFYLKKPNPRFQLDHFSVKIWGSVNIVPKHIWQDKDPLTFKNYDPEKGWPVFTGPYKLVSVSPTEFVYIRDDNWWGAQIGWKPLPKPRKLVWTWAGPEETRAALMADGQLDSLMDITLGALLALKEKNPNVITWFDELPYAWVPDPCSRTFELNLTKEPWNDKDMRWALNYAIDRDEIVKIAYEGTTLKSRHFFPAYPPLDRYVDLAIEQGAWDLDRLWKHDPDLAKQIIESKGWELGDDGYYYKDGKQLSLDITTHEAFIEKQRIAQVLVEQFQRIGINATNRNEAGGTWGENFNTGNFEARMGWQTCGSVNEPWASMDRFNVRWLKPVGERASGDQWRWSGPAAEEYSKLVDEIGSLPLGDPKIDELFVKATKIWFEELPVIPITQARKIIPFDTTYWTNWPTFENDYIHPPTWWQHTHYIIHNLEPAKK, via the coding sequence ATGTCAGCCGTAAAGCATCGGGCACAGTACCTCATAGCCGTGCTCATGATCCTGACGCTTGTCCTCGCGGCTTGTGCGCCCGCAGCGCCAGCCCCAGCGGCTCCCGCGGCCGAGGAGAAGCCGGCAGCTGAGGAAAAGGCCCCGCCGCCGGAAGAGAAGCCGGCCGCTGGTCCGGAGGAGATTCCCCGAGAGGAGACCCTCATCTTCGATATCGACGGTGGCCGCGTCGTGGATCCCGAGCTGTGGAATCCCTACGTCCCTGGCTGGCGTGGCGACAACGGCTTCCACCAGGCCGTGATGGAGCCCCTCTTCATCCTCAACTACCAGACGGGCGAGATCATGCCCTGGCTGGGCGAGAGCATGACCCACAACGACGCGATGGACGAGTGGACGCTCAAGCTCCGTGACGGGGTCAAGTGGAGCGACGGGGAGCCCTTCACCGCCGACGATGTCGTGTTCACCATCCAGATGCTGCTCGACAATGCTCCTGAGCTGAACTGGTCGGCGGCCATGGACACCTGGGTGGATCGGGTGGAGAAGGTTGACGATCTGACCGTCAAGTTCTACCTGAAGAAACCCAACCCGCGCTTCCAGCTGGACCACTTCTCCGTGAAGATCTGGGGCAGCGTCAACATCGTGCCCAAGCACATCTGGCAGGATAAGGACCCGCTCACCTTCAAGAACTACGACCCCGAGAAGGGTTGGCCGGTCTTCACGGGTCCCTACAAGCTGGTCAGCGTCAGCCCGACCGAGTTCGTCTACATCCGGGATGACAACTGGTGGGGCGCTCAGATCGGCTGGAAGCCGCTGCCCAAGCCGAGGAAGCTGGTATGGACCTGGGCAGGGCCGGAGGAAACCCGCGCCGCTCTCATGGCGGACGGACAGCTGGACAGCCTGATGGACATCACGCTGGGCGCTCTGCTGGCCCTCAAGGAGAAGAACCCCAACGTCATCACCTGGTTCGACGAGCTGCCCTACGCCTGGGTGCCCGATCCCTGCTCCCGAACCTTCGAGCTCAACCTGACGAAGGAGCCGTGGAACGACAAGGACATGCGGTGGGCGCTGAACTACGCCATCGACCGGGATGAGATCGTCAAGATCGCCTACGAGGGCACGACCCTGAAGTCCCGGCACTTCTTCCCGGCCTACCCGCCGCTGGACCGCTACGTGGATCTGGCCATCGAGCAGGGCGCATGGGATCTGGATCGGCTCTGGAAGCATGATCCCGATCTGGCCAAGCAGATCATCGAGTCCAAGGGGTGGGAGCTGGGCGACGACGGCTACTACTACAAGGACGGCAAGCAGCTCTCGCTGGACATCACCACCCACGAGGCCTTCATCGAGAAGCAGCGCATCGCCCAGGTCCTGGTGGAGCAGTTCCAGCGCATCGGCATCAACGCCACCAACCGCAACGAGGCCGGCGGCACCTGGGGTGAGAACTTCAACACGGGTAACTTCGAAGCGCGCATGGGCTGGCAGACCTGTGGCTCCGTCAACGAGCCGTGGGCGTCCATGGACCGCTTCAACGTCCGCTGGCTGAAGCCCGTGGGCGAGCGAGCCTCGGGCGATCAGTGGCGCTGGTCCGGGCCGGCAGCGGAGGAGTACAGCAAGCTCGTGGACGAGATCGGCTCCCTGCCGCTGGGTGACCCCAAGATCGACGAGCTGTTCGTCAAGGCCACGAAGATCTGGTTCGAGGAACTGCCCGTCATCCCGATCACCCAGGCCCGGAAGATCATCCCCTTCGACACCACCTACTGGACGAACTGGCCAACCTTCGAGAACGACTACATCCATCCGCCCACGTGGTGGCAGCATACCCACTACATCATCCACAACCTGGAGCCTGCAAAGAAGTAA
- a CDS encoding acyltransferase gives MCIESPKNPKKNATSSHRRDRLSVHPSDGPWNSLQYIWRHVNPLRVVRNFLIIYMCRFIPWLGLKNRLYRLTGMRVGDHTSIALMVMMDVFFPEEISIGADTIIGYNTTILGHEYLRREWRRGPVVIGDRVTIGANCTILPGVVIGDDAVVSAMSLVNRDVPPGARVGGVPIRPLA, from the coding sequence ATGTGCATAGAGAGCCCAAAAAATCCAAAGAAAAACGCTACGTCATCCCATCGACGCGATCGACTGAGCGTGCATCCCAGCGATGGCCCCTGGAACTCGTTGCAGTACATCTGGCGGCATGTGAACCCGTTGCGGGTGGTCCGTAATTTCCTGATCATTTACATGTGCCGGTTCATCCCCTGGTTGGGTTTGAAGAACCGGCTTTACCGACTCACGGGGATGAGGGTGGGAGACCACACCTCGATCGCCTTGATGGTGATGATGGATGTGTTCTTCCCGGAGGAGATCTCCATAGGGGCCGACACGATCATCGGGTACAACACGACCATCCTGGGGCATGAGTACCTGCGGCGCGAGTGGCGACGCGGCCCCGTGGTGATCGGCGACCGTGTGACGATCGGGGCCAACTGCACGATCCTGCCCGGTGTGGTCATTGGGGATGATGCCGTGGTCTCGGCGATGAGCCTGGTCAATCGTGACGTGCCTCCGGGAGCCCGGGTTGGCGGGGTGCCCATTCGCCCGCTGGCTTGA
- a CDS encoding ABC transporter ATP-binding protein, whose protein sequence is MPSEGSDDRAVLDVQDLRVYYDTPLGDVRAVDGINFRVYPGEIVGLVGESGCGKTTAAMAILRLVQPPGRIVGGRVFLDGIELTSLNDRQLRRIRWRKLALIPQGAMNSLNPVMKIKDQIADAIETHEGKQPRSVMKERILKLLSEVGLPSRVYDMYPHELSGGMKQRVCIAMAIALNPPLIIADEPTSALDVVVQRVVGQTLLDVKERLGLSMILIGHDMGLQAQLVDRIAVMYAGHIVEVAPVEIIFEKPMHPYTQLLIESIPSIKERKPLKLTEGLTHDLRNPPPGCIFQLRCPHVMDICREEKPPLHEVDTRHEVGCHLYE, encoded by the coding sequence ATGCCAAGCGAGGGTTCCGACGATAGAGCCGTCTTGGATGTGCAGGATCTGCGCGTGTATTACGACACCCCTCTGGGGGATGTACGCGCAGTAGATGGGATCAACTTCCGAGTCTATCCAGGCGAGATCGTCGGCCTAGTGGGGGAGTCCGGTTGCGGCAAGACCACGGCGGCCATGGCGATCCTGCGCCTGGTACAGCCGCCTGGTCGCATCGTGGGGGGACGGGTATTCTTAGACGGCATCGAGCTGACATCGCTGAACGACCGGCAACTCAGGCGTATCCGCTGGCGCAAGCTGGCGCTCATCCCTCAGGGAGCCATGAACTCCCTGAATCCGGTCATGAAGATTAAGGACCAGATCGCGGATGCCATTGAGACCCACGAGGGGAAACAGCCCCGATCCGTAATGAAGGAGCGTATTCTAAAGCTGCTCAGCGAGGTGGGGCTGCCCAGCCGGGTATACGACATGTACCCCCACGAGCTGAGCGGCGGTATGAAGCAGCGCGTCTGCATCGCCATGGCCATCGCGCTCAATCCTCCACTCATCATCGCCGACGAGCCCACCAGCGCGCTGGACGTGGTCGTGCAACGCGTCGTGGGACAGACCCTGCTCGATGTGAAGGAACGCCTTGGCCTTTCGATGATCCTCATCGGCCATGACATGGGCCTGCAGGCCCAGTTGGTCGACCGCATCGCGGTCATGTACGCGGGGCACATCGTCGAGGTGGCCCCCGTTGAGATCATCTTCGAGAAGCCGATGCATCCTTATACGCAACTGCTCATCGAATCCATCCCTTCCATCAAGGAGCGCAAGCCGCTCAAGTTGACCGAGGGCCTGACCCACGACCTGCGAAACCCACCGCCGGGCTGCATCTTCCAGCTTCGCTGTCCTCATGTGATGGATATCTGCCGGGAGGAGAAGCCACCGCTGCATGAGGTGGACACCAGGCACGAGGTGGGCTGTCATCTATACGAATAA
- a CDS encoding ABC transporter ATP-binding protein, with amino-acid sequence MSQPLLEIRNATKIYGGGFLGSRQVTVALQDFNMTIEEHPATITTIAGESGSGKTTLANLVLGFIGLTSGQILYKGIDIATMDKHQRMAYRREVQAVFQDPYAVYNPFYRVKHIFDLAIKNFKLARNKKEARELIEEALNVVGLRGEEVLEKYPHQLSGGQRQRMMVARAYLLKPRLIVADEPVSMVDASLRAMILDIMLRLRDEHNISFLYITHDLSTAYQIGDRIYLLYQGTIAERGDTTEVIEDPKHPYVQLLIDSIPVPDPKVRWGSETVVSLDDEQMRGEVSGGCRFYPRCPQHMDRCLKEKPPLYKVKGHLHEAACFLYEEEEVPA; translated from the coding sequence ATGTCTCAACCACTTCTGGAAATCCGCAACGCGACGAAAATCTACGGTGGCGGCTTTCTCGGCTCTCGACAGGTCACGGTGGCCCTTCAGGATTTCAACATGACCATCGAGGAGCATCCCGCCACCATCACCACCATCGCCGGCGAAAGCGGCAGCGGTAAGACGACGCTGGCGAACCTGGTCCTGGGCTTCATCGGCCTGACGTCAGGCCAGATCCTGTATAAGGGCATCGACATCGCCACGATGGACAAACACCAACGCATGGCCTATCGACGCGAGGTCCAGGCCGTCTTCCAGGATCCGTACGCGGTCTACAACCCCTTCTATCGGGTGAAGCACATTTTCGATCTGGCCATCAAGAACTTCAAGCTGGCCCGCAACAAGAAAGAGGCGCGAGAGCTCATCGAGGAAGCCCTGAACGTCGTGGGATTGCGCGGGGAGGAGGTTCTGGAGAAGTACCCGCACCAGCTCAGCGGCGGCCAACGCCAACGCATGATGGTGGCCCGAGCCTACCTGCTGAAGCCCCGGCTGATCGTGGCCGATGAGCCCGTCTCCATGGTGGACGCATCCCTGCGAGCCATGATCCTGGACATCATGCTCCGCCTGCGAGATGAGCACAACATCTCCTTCCTCTACATCACCCACGACTTGAGCACCGCCTATCAGATCGGCGACCGGATATATCTCCTCTACCAGGGGACCATCGCGGAGCGAGGGGACACGACCGAGGTCATCGAGGATCCCAAACACCCCTACGTGCAGCTCCTCATCGACTCCATCCCGGTGCCGGATCCGAAGGTACGGTGGGGCAGCGAGACCGTGGTCTCGCTGGACGACGAACAGATGCGCGGGGAGGTCAGCGGCGGATGCCGCTTCTATCCTCGCTGCCCACAGCACATGGACCGCTGTCTGAAGGAGAAGCCGCCGCTCTACAAGGTAAAGGGCCATCTACATGAGGCCGCCTGCTTCCTGTATGAGGAGGAAGAGGTCCCCGCATGA
- a CDS encoding DUF1405 domain-containing protein, with translation MVREVQIGRVIAWLQRLLRLPPVMAAVLIADMTGFVWGILYWYGRQLPGTPVWSWPFIPDCPLFGLVGGLALLLVVAQDASPRARSWMRAALWIVGASSLVAMGVAAWAGGRASPLLWARWIAAYEGMWALLGGLCLITAAVWNRVPNEWLSIAAMGQIKYGLWTVFAWVVFWWNTRGFVTFESVFMTVTHMAMIAQGMMLFTYYRPSRRGALVAGGWFLLSDFVDYGLGYYPRLPRQVPVSVMQWHTIPVTFILTAAFWRLSRWRDWPGVWARWGTASSAARASRT, from the coding sequence GTGGTGCGGGAGGTTCAGATCGGGCGGGTGATCGCCTGGTTGCAGCGGCTGCTCCGACTCCCCCCTGTCATGGCGGCGGTCCTGATCGCCGATATGACGGGCTTTGTGTGGGGGATCCTGTACTGGTATGGGCGGCAGCTGCCGGGGACGCCCGTCTGGTCGTGGCCTTTCATCCCGGATTGTCCGCTTTTCGGACTGGTGGGAGGGTTGGCCCTGCTGCTGGTGGTGGCGCAGGACGCGTCCCCACGGGCGCGTTCCTGGATGCGGGCGGCGTTGTGGATTGTGGGCGCATCCTCCCTGGTGGCGATGGGCGTGGCGGCATGGGCTGGCGGACGGGCTTCCCCTTTGCTGTGGGCGCGCTGGATCGCCGCCTACGAGGGGATGTGGGCGCTGCTGGGTGGCCTGTGCCTGATCACCGCGGCGGTCTGGAATCGGGTGCCCAACGAGTGGTTGAGCATCGCGGCCATGGGGCAGATCAAATACGGGCTGTGGACCGTGTTCGCCTGGGTGGTATTCTGGTGGAACACCCGGGGGTTCGTCACCTTTGAGAGCGTCTTTATGACGGTCACCCACATGGCCATGATCGCCCAGGGGATGATGCTGTTCACGTATTACCGGCCGTCGCGGCGCGGCGCGCTGGTGGCTGGCGGCTGGTTCCTGTTGAGTGATTTCGTGGACTATGGGCTGGGATACTACCCGCGGCTGCCCCGGCAGGTGCCCGTCTCTGTGATGCAGTGGCATACCATCCCGGTCACGTTCATCCTGACCGCCGCGTTTTGGCGGCTGTCCCGATGGCGTGACTGGCCGGGCGTGTGGGCCCGATGGGGGACGGCCTCCTCGGCGGCCCGGGCATCGCGCACGTGA